The Pontibacter sp. SGAir0037 DNA segment TGCTGTACGAGAACGCTTAGGTATAGCTCCTGAAGCAATAGTTGGCATTTATGTGGGTAAGTATGGGGGGCTCTACTACGAGCAGGAAGCTTTTCACATCTACCAAAAGTGTTTTCAGTTTTTTCCGGCTTTTTATTTAATCATTCTATCGCCGCAGGAGCCGACGGCTATTGCTCAGTTAATTAACAAGAATCGCCTGCCAGCAGAGAGGATATACACTGCCTATGTGCCTCATAAAGAAATTCCTGCATATCTCTCAGCCTCTGATGTTGCATTTGCAACCTTTAAACCGGGACTTTCCAAAATATATCTGTCGCCTGTAAAAATTGGCGAATACTGGGCAAATGGTTTACCTGTGCTGCTAACAGAAGGTGTCGGCGACGATAGTAATATCATAAAACGGGAGGGTGGTGGAGCTGTATATAATTTAGCTGAGGAAGATAGCCTGGATCGGGCGCTTCAGGAGATACAGCAAATGGTAGGGGATGCCACCCATCGTGAACGAATACCCTTGTTGGCGAAGCAGTACCGTTCTTTCGACAAAGTGACAAAGGCTTTGCAGTATTTTCTGGAGGCGCAAGAGCATAAAAAGCAATGAAGAAGGTTCTGATTGTAGCTCCCTATCCTCTTGGTTGTGCTCCCTCGCAACGCTTTCGTTTCGAGCAGTATTTGCCTGATATGGAGGCTGCTGGACTGGCTTATAAGTTTCAGCCGTTCTGGAGCAGGAAGGCCTGGCTTATGCTCTACCGGAAAGGGTATCTGGGGCAGAAATTGTTTTTTTTGCTGCTAGGTTTTACGAAAAGGCTATGGCTGCTAACTCAGTTGCCTGGTTTTTATTATGTGCTTATTCATCGTGAAGCCACTCCTGTTGGGCCGCCATGGTTTGAGTGGGTAGCAGCTAAACTATTCAGGAAAAAAGTTATTTTCGATTTTGATGATGCTATCTGGTTACCTTATACCTCAGCAGAAAATAAAGTTGCCTCTAGGTTAAAATGGTCTTCCAAAACTAATCAGCTATGCAAGTGGAGCTACAAAGTCAGTTGCGGGAACAGTTATTTGCAGGCTTATGCGCTTCAGGTTAACAGGCGATCGGTGGTCTTGCCAACTACCATCGATATGAATTACCACCGTAAACCAGAGCGGCAGAAGAATGCTAGAACGGTTATCGGCTGGACAGGCTCACACTCTACCCTTCCGTATTTAAATATGCTGGAGCCGGTGCTTCAGCGCTTAGAGCAAAATTATAAGTTCGACTTTGTTGTAATTGCTGACAAAGCACCTGTACTTGATTTAAAATCGCTGGTTTACCTGGTATGGCAAAAAGACACCGAAATTCAGGATCTTTCGAGGTTTGATATAGGTGTAATGCCTTTGCCTGACACAGAGTGGGCTAAGGGGAAGTGTGCTTTCAAAGCACTGCAATACATGGCGTTGGGTATACCGGCAGTGGTATCGGCGGTGGGAGAGAACCAAATTGCTGTGCCAAACGGAGTAGCAGGTTATACCTGTGCTACCTTGGAAGAATGGTATAGGGCATTAGAGAAGCTCCTGCTGCAGGAAACTCTACGTGCCCGGTTAGGAAAAGCGGGCCGGGAGTGGGTACAGGAAAACTATTCGAAACAAGTTTACCTGAATCATTTCCTCCGCCTGTTTTTTTGTTGAACAGGCGGAGGAAAAAGTTTAATCAGCTTCTTTTGTTTTTCTTCAGGTACTCCTTCGCTTCTTTATAGCCTGCAGACTTTTTATCCATGGCGTTCATCACAATAGTGTAGTAATGCTTCGCCTTGGCCGTATCTTTTTCCTGGCTGGAGATGCGGGCCAGGTTTAAGTATGAATTGAGAAAATAACCGGAATCACGTTCTCCGGTCATCTCAGCAAACATAATGGATCTTTGGTAGTATTCTTTTGCTTGTGCTAAATCCCGGTATTTGTGCTGGTTTATATAAGCTAAAATATAAGAAGCGTACCGTCCGCTAATAGGCTCATAGCCGGGCATCTGCTTCTGTAATTTGTTCAGGATGTCCATAGATACCTGTTCTGCCGCAGTAAAATGCCCCTGCACAAATAGCAGGCGGGCATAAAAGCGCTGAAAATAAGCATTATCGGGGTATTTGGTTGCTAAATCTCTCGATAGCACAAGAGCCTCTCCTAAATTGTTTTCTTCATTGGCCAAGATCTTCATCAGAAAAAATTTAGATTCCGGGCCGGTATAAAAGCCA contains these protein-coding regions:
- a CDS encoding glycosyltransferase; its protein translation is MKKVLIVAPYPLGCAPSQRFRFEQYLPDMEAAGLAYKFQPFWSRKAWLMLYRKGYLGQKLFFLLLGFTKRLWLLTQLPGFYYVLIHREATPVGPPWFEWVAAKLFRKKVIFDFDDAIWLPYTSAENKVASRLKWSSKTNQLCKWSYKVSCGNSYLQAYALQVNRRSVVLPTTIDMNYHRKPERQKNARTVIGWTGSHSTLPYLNMLEPVLQRLEQNYKFDFVVIADKAPVLDLKSLVYLVWQKDTEIQDLSRFDIGVMPLPDTEWAKGKCAFKALQYMALGIPAVVSAVGENQIAVPNGVAGYTCATLEEWYRALEKLLLQETLRARLGKAGREWVQENYSKQVYLNHFLRLFFC